The following are encoded together in the Bacteroidales bacterium genome:
- a CDS encoding DUF302 domain-containing protein produces MKNILIAGIAGLLIGSVITGFVLFKLSPGMMLMETASPYDFSTTVQKLETAVAEQGWRMPAVHDLQATLLKSGKNVRSVKVFELCHPDHAEKILKQSEERIVSTMMPCRVAVYEKADGKVYISRMNSALMANAMGGIVKEVMAKAFAENEHMIESTIK; encoded by the coding sequence ATGAAAAACATCTTAATCGCCGGAATTGCCGGCCTTTTAATCGGATCTGTAATTACTGGATTTGTATTATTCAAGCTTTCCCCGGGCATGATGCTGATGGAAACCGCAAGCCCTTACGATTTTAGCACCACAGTTCAAAAGCTTGAGACGGCGGTGGCAGAGCAAGGTTGGAGAATGCCGGCAGTGCATGACCTACAGGCTACTTTGTTGAAGAGTGGGAAAAATGTCCGTTCGGTAAAAGTATTTGAGTTGTGCCACCCCGACCACGCAGAAAAGATTCTGAAGCAAAGTGAGGAGCGCATCGTTTCGACCATGATGCCCTGCCGTGTGGCTGTTTATGAAAAAGCTGACGGGAAAGTATATATTTCGCGGATGAATTCTGCACTGATGGCCAATGCTATGGGTGGCATCGTGAAGGAGGTGATGGCAAAGGCATTCGCCGAAAATGAGCATATGATCGAAAGCACTATTAAGTAG